The following is a genomic window from Opitutus sp. GAS368.
TTGTGCCGCCAAGGCCGGCCTGATCGGCTTTACCAAGGCCATCGCCAAGGAGTTCGCCGCGCGCGGTGTGACCTCCAACGCCGTCGCCCCCGGCTTCATCAAGACGGACATGACCGCCGCGCTGCCGCCCGAGGCCGCCGAGAAGATCACCTCAGTCATCCCGCTCAAACGCCTCGGCGAGGCGGCGGACATTGCCCACATGACCGCGTTTCTCTGTTCGGAGGAAGCGGGTTACATCACCGGTCAAGTTTTTACCGTTGACGGCGGCATGGTCATGTGACCTCTTTCACCAACGTTTTAGACCCATTTCCAAACTCATGGCTGACCAGAAAACCATCGACCAGCGCGTCAAAGAAATCATCGTTAACCAACTGAATGTTAATGAGGAGCAAATCACACCGCAGGCGTCGTTTCTCGACGACCTTGGCGCCGACTCGCTCGACACCGTCGAGCTGATCATGGCTTTCGAGGAGGAGTTCAAGGACGAGATCAAGGGCGAGATCCCTGAGTCCGATGCCGAGAAGCTTCAGACGGTTGGCGATGTCACCGCCTACATCCAAAACAAGGCCGGTAAGAAATAATTTTGGCCATTTGACCGAAGCGTTCTACCGTCTGGCCCTGTGCTGGTCTGGTAGGGCGCTTTTTTATTTCCCCCCTCGATTTTAACGATGGAAAATTCCGCATCTCACAAACGCGTCGTCGTCACCGGCATGGGCGTGATCGCCTCCCTGGGCCACAACGTGAACGATTTCTGGGCCAACATTGTCGCCGGCAAATGCGGCATCGACAAGGTGACGCTCTTTGATGCCAAGGACTACAGCTGCCAGATCGGCGCCGAGGTGCGGGGCTGGGATCCGGCGCAGCACATGGACCCCAAGGAGGTCCGCCGCAACGACCGCTACACACATTTCGGCTTCTGCGCGGCGAAGCAGGCCATCGCCGACGCCAAGCTCGACATGACCAAGGAGGACGCCGACCGCGTCGGGGTCATCATCGGCTCCGGCATCGGCGGCATGTGGACCATTGAGAACCAGCACAAGGTGCTCATGGAACGCGGCCCCCGGAAGGTGTCGCCCTTCATGATTCCCGCCCTCATCAGCAACATGTGCGGCGGGCTTGTCGCCATCGAGCTCGGGGCGCGTGGTCCGAATTTCGGCGTGGTCAGCGCCTGCTCGACCGCCACCCACGCCATCGGCGAGTCGCTCCGCATGATCCGCCGCGGCGACGCCGACGTGATGGTCTGCGGCGGCGCCGAGGCCGCGATCACCCCGCTGGCCTACGCCGGCTTCTGCTCGATGAAGGCGATGAGCACCAACAACGACAACCCGCAGAAATCCAGCCGGCCCTTCGACCTGAACCGCGACGGCTTCATCATGGGCGAGGGTTCGGCCATCATCGTGATCGAGAGCCTCGAGCACGCCCTGGCCCGCGGCGCCCACATTTACTGCGAGCTGGCCGGCTATGCCGCCACCTGCGATGCTTACCACATCACCTCGCCGGATCCGGACGGCAAGGGCCTGTCGCAGTCGATGATCAAATCG
Proteins encoded in this region:
- a CDS encoding acyl carrier protein, with product MADQKTIDQRVKEIIVNQLNVNEEQITPQASFLDDLGADSLDTVELIMAFEEEFKDEIKGEIPESDAEKLQTVGDVTAYIQNKAGKK
- the fabF gene encoding beta-ketoacyl-ACP synthase II; amino-acid sequence: MENSASHKRVVVTGMGVIASLGHNVNDFWANIVAGKCGIDKVTLFDAKDYSCQIGAEVRGWDPAQHMDPKEVRRNDRYTHFGFCAAKQAIADAKLDMTKEDADRVGVIIGSGIGGMWTIENQHKVLMERGPRKVSPFMIPALISNMCGGLVAIELGARGPNFGVVSACSTATHAIGESLRMIRRGDADVMVCGGAEAAITPLAYAGFCSMKAMSTNNDNPQKSSRPFDLNRDGFIMGEGSAIIVIESLEHALARGAHIYCELAGYAATCDAYHITSPDPDGKGLSQSMIKSLHDANIEPHQVDYINAHGTSTPYNDKFETIAIKKVFGDHARKVNISSTKSMTGHLLGAAGSIEAVISIKAIETGIVPPTINYETPDPDCDLDYTPNVKRAAKIDTVLTDNLGFGGHNAALVFRRH